The proteins below come from a single Panulirus ornatus isolate Po-2019 chromosome 22, ASM3632096v1, whole genome shotgun sequence genomic window:
- the LOC139756539 gene encoding larval cuticle protein A3A-like, protein MERESPAGQVTYIKSASDPGYITGDAARQSVSSDPAADDTPSSSNSHNMKVLVLLCLVGVALSAPQQLRELEEQVQPVPYNFNLDVADDPTTNYQARAESQDGTGFVEGFYSWVAPDGFKYTVTYTADGENGFVAETTKEESGINVIIPVHKPIEGDQRG, encoded by the exons ATGGAGAGAGAGTCTCCGGCAGGTCAGGTCACCTACATCAAGTCAGCGAGCGACCCCGGGTATATAACGGGCGATGCAGCACGCCAGTCAGTCAGTAGTGACCCAGCAGCTGACGACACTCCCTCCTCATCCAACTCTCACAACATGAAG GTCCTGGTGTTGCTCTGCCTGGTTGGCGTGGCTCTGTCCGCACCTCAACAACTACGGGAGCTGGAAGAACAA GTTCAACCCGTGCCATACAACTTTAACCTAGACGTTGCTGACGACCCAACTACTAACTACCAGGCTCGGGCAGAGAGTCAGGACGGAACTGGTTTTGTAGAAGGTTTTTACTCATGGGTGGCACCTGACGGGTTCAAGTACACCGTCACCTACACTGCTGACGGAGAAAATGGCTTTGTG GCGGAGACTACAAAGGAAGAATCTGGCATCAATGTCATTATCCCGGTTCACAAGCCAATTGAAGGGGATCAGCGTGGGTAA